In Alosa alosa isolate M-15738 ecotype Scorff River chromosome 10, AALO_Geno_1.1, whole genome shotgun sequence, the genomic stretch AAATGAGAGAATAGGATGTAATGCATCATTGGTTTTCAAATTGAGGGCACTGAAGATAGACTTGTGTCAGGCTTAGCCTTTGTCCAAGGCCTTGTACACTGTTTTGGCTTTTTTTATGTAACACTATTGAAGCATCACTGAGTGTGGTTTCCTCCACTCTACTTGTCCACTTCATCTGTTGGACTTGGCAAAACACCTGTACATACACAGACCTCAACATAAGCAGACGCCAACCTCGAATAGACATCATTGACCTACATGTTCATAATGAGATGATGAGGGTGCTGGACGGGAAGGTCtggatatactgtacacacatgacTCATAAGCACCGATCATGACATCAATAACTCCTGGGGCCAATGACAACCAAATTCTTATGCACAAATTATGGCCATTGTGTGGCATATGGGAGCATTGAATGTTTGCAGTTAAGGTCTTGCCCATGGTATTAAATTAGCAGATTGATTTAGCCAAGATATTAAATCAGCTTAAGACTCCACACTTTCACCCATAATTCACATTAGGGCACCTGGTTCTCCAATTCACCTCCTAAAGGGGCTTTTCATTGAATAATTCCTTTTAACAGTGATATATGACAGTATGTATTGCCCACCATGCGTTTCAGCCCTAATTCTCACAGATAGGAGTTCCCTGGAAGGCGGGAGGGCCCTGGGAGGAGCTGCCGGAGGTTTTTGTTCTGCATCATCACGCTCATCTGGGATCAATTCAAAGACTATTTTCCATGTGGGTATACCTGTGTGATCTTAACCAGCTTAGACAGAACGCATTGACCTCAATCTTTAAATGGACAAGAATCCTTAGCACGACTAAGTTTACAAGTGCCTGATGTTTATGACACAAAGGAAATAGAAATTAACTCTCATCTCTTTCAAGGAACTCTAGTGTACAGGAGTACACTAGTCATTGAAGTGTATGCCACTGGACGTGAAAACAATGTATCTCCCAGAAACCAAGTCAAGTATGCATGATTATGGCATGCATAGAGGTCATAGTTCCAACCATTGTGTGAACTACTCAAAGTTAATGTTGATCTTTATTGCCATTTCTGAATAAATGAAATTAATATTCTTATAAAATATAgagctttattttttttaatcagtttgcAACAtcaaagagaggggagaaatgtACACGGTCAAGTCATTACAATAACATCAACTGTGTAGTACATCCAACTCTGTAGATTTGATTTGAattgcccataaaaacatactAAACCCCAagaataaaaaattaaaatttaaCAGACAAACGAGACAAAATGAGACAAACcacacagatgtgtttttttttcctttacaaAAAACAGTATATCTTTCTCACATATTCCTCTTACAGCCATCTGTTGTGACCCCCCAGGGATGAGGAAGAGTAAGGGCTTCCAAAAGATCCATACAATCACCTCTTCACCTCTTACATGCTAGCCTGTTGGAGAACATGGAGTCCCTGGTTGCTTTCTCCCGTGGTACAAAGTCACTGGTCACCAccacaaatgaaagaaagacagagagacaggaaaaGAGGTTCCACAGACAAAATCTACAGCAATATTTCTTAAACATATTTACAGTAACTGTACATCTCATGCAGAGTGAAAGCCAGCTTCCTATGGTTTTCGTTCTGGATTTAGCTAATAAACGGTAATCAGAAAATTAGCTTTCTGGTTTCCCCACACCATATCCTTAATGAGTTTCTAAAGTTGTAAAAAGTGCTTCAACTGCCTTATTAATGCCATAGAACTCCCAATTAGTGAGCATGCTATTGTGCTGTATTAATTAGATACTTGGAAGAATGCCCACTGTCTTGATATTTTGGACTAAAACTTGTGTCAAATCATCCACTGCAGATCATTCTCAGCAAGGGGATTGGTGATGGTCTATCAGGAGCTATATCAATATTCATATTTACACACAGTAATCAACAAACATTGCATTGCAATAAAACTCTGGATCAGGCAAGGTAAACAAAtgcggaggtgggggggggggggtgacgcagagagagtgggagaccTTCACAAGAACACTAATGAATGGACACCATGTGTTGTGAAAAGGGAGAaatagaaaaacaaaagagGTGTGTCGCAGGTTTGTGCTGAGAGAAGCCTTTAGAGTAGCCAAAAAAAGTTtggcttttgtgtgtatgtatgcgtgtggtaGGTGGCAGGCGACAGGAGGTTTTGCTGTGCACTGCCTTATTCTTGCCTGTGGGGGGCgctcctcctctccacacatCCAGTGAAATGCCTCACGTTCTCTCTGAGAACCTGAACAGCTGTGCAAAGAAGGGGAAAccatgtttgtctctctctctctctctctctcacgatCGATCTCGCGTCTGACGGGCACTCCGCGGTGACCCTTGACCTTTTTGCAGCCCCTTTTAAAATGGCTCCGCCGGTTCACATTTTCacatgagtctctttttttgcaGTCCGCTGTAGGTACAGAAATGTGATGGAGCTGTTGCCATCTCTCAGAGAGAGGACACTCATTGTACAATAACACCATCTGATATAGAATTACtacattaataataaatataagaataataataacaataataacaaaaaaaatatttgcacAGAAAGACCTatacacaaaaaagaaaaaaggtaaAATGTACCCAGTCTGGGTACAAATAAAATCCACAGAACCTTGACTATTTACAAGCTACAATAAATACCATGTGTGCCTGTTCAACCCTCACTGCTGTCTATAGCATTGCTCCATGCATGAATCCTCAGCCGTCTTAGTCTGGCACCAGAGTCAGAGAAGggagactgtgtgtatgtgcttatgTTGAAgtctgtgtgcttgcatgtgtatgtgtgtgtgtgtgtctaagagagagagagagagagaaagagagagggagagagagaagacatggGGCTGTTGgacatggggtgtgtgtgtgtgtgtgtgtgtgtgtgtgtgtgtgtgtgtgtgtgtgtgtgtgtgtgtatgcgtgtgtatgtggctgtgtgtttatgtgcgcgCTGGATTGTCCCGTGCCGCCCCTTCATGTCTCGGTGGCAACGCCGCTCTGGCCCTCGTGGTGGCGCCGGTTGCGGGGTTTGCGCTGCTCCCTCAGCTCCTTCAGCTCCTTGCGCTTGACGCCCCCGCTGCTTCCTCCTCCGGCGCTGACCAGGCCACTCTGGGGCCCACTGACCAGTGGGTGCGGCTCGCCGTGCTGCCAGTAGTCCTGGCAGTACTGGTTGATGAGGCTCATCTCGGGCTGGCTCAGCAGGGTCAGCAGGTCCTTATACTGCTCGGCCGTGGGGGTCCAAGCGCTGGAGGCGGGCGGGTGGGTGAGTGCGGGGGCCTGGGGCCCGGGTCCAGCGGCGGCCGCCTGCGGGGTGTGGTGGGACTCAGCCAGTGCGGCGTTGGCCGTGCGCGAGGACAGCACCACCAGCTGCAGCTTGACCAGTGTGTGCTTGAAGTTGTTCTCGGTGGACGTGCACTGGTAGACGCCGCTGTCGGACATCTGCAGCGAGCGCAGCAGCAGGCCTTGCTCTGTCCGCACCACGCGCCCGTCACAGcgcagctgacacacacacatagacacacacacaactagtcAAAACACAGAAGAAACTCATGGCACACTGAAACCACTACATGCAATAACTGCTAGAGGCAGGAGCTGCATTCATGTTCATCTGAAGAAAGCTATGAAGGGCCTTTGCAAAGCCCCTTCAAGAATCATTATTTCAGCTCTCCCTTATAAAACATAACTATGGCCCATTCAACATAGTTAAGGCAGTTGCTTTCCATGCATAAAGTACTTTTATAACTTCTATGAGTCCTGTAAATAGGTCCAGATGCCAAGGGCAAGCAGCCTACCTCTTTCTTCCTATCGCTGTTCTCCTTCTGCAGATGCCACTTGATTGACACGTGAGGGGACCTGGCCTGGCACTCAAGGAAGGCGGTACTTCCCTCCACTCCATACTGCACTGTCTCCAGGGTGTTCTTATTGGCTGTGAGGGGTTTAAGCATGACATCATATCCTGTGCTCCAGAGAGATGCCTTCTGAGTATTTATATGCTCTTTGTATTCTCATGTGCTAAAGTCTTTcacaatgtaatgaaataaatacatattgtaCTGCTTTAGCTGTAGTTAAGTGATACCattagaatacacacacattgaacaAATAGAGGAAGAGGTAGCTTCTCTCACCATTGGAGTTGTAGCCTCGGCACTGTCTGGTGGGGTTGCCGTACTTTACATCCTGTCGACGGCTGCGCCTGGAGGGGTCAGATCCACATTCCCAAACCAACAGAATCATTACAATATGCTCCACACAATGACATCTTTACTGACATAGACGCACAAACATTTCACAATTTTACTGATATGGAAGACAGTATTCATCTCGTTGCAAAGTAATATGTCTATAAGACATTTAAATGCATAAAGATGTATGCActgtgcacacagacatgcatgtacgcacacacacacacacacacacacacacacacacacacacacaccctacctcTTCTGTGAGGCGGAGTAGCGGGAGCAGGATTTGCCGTCCCAAGCACAGTAGGGGTCTCTGGCCAGGCAGCAGTCAGCACAGGCCTCGCCGTAGACGTCGCAGCGGTGCAGCACCAGATGGGTGACGCCCGCGGGCGAGCCCACGTACAGCTGTTGCTGTAGGGAGACAGAGGAGGCGGGGGGGTCAGGAGGTCACCtcatcctctctcatcctcGCTCATGCGCTCCCCACAAAACAGCATCCTAGCTGGCCAAGAATGGCTGCTCTACCCAATATGCTGAATGCATTAGGCATGTGTTCTTTATAAAGTGCACGTATTACTATGGAAGGTATTCCTTAGGTATTACTGTGGAAGTTGATTTATGTAtaagatttaaaaaataaataaaaatacataccCTTTTGGGAGATATCTTCATGCTTGTTATTGGTGTTGGAACCTGAAGGTTTagataaaaacatattttactgCATGAAAAACAATGACCAGGACAGATAAACCAGGAAGATAAGACCAGGAAAAGATAAAAACATGGACGACTCACTCTGAAGACCTCCACTTCCTCAAGTACTAGTTCCTCCGTCTGCAGGTCATCTCTGGGAAGGACAATCACTTTCTGAATGGTTCCTCTGTctgtggatggagagagagaaagagagagagagaaggggagagagagagagaatgaaagagagatcAGAGAGTGTAAGCGGCAGTGTGTTTGAAGTGAAGCTCCAGATGAAAGCTGAAAGCCGCTCTCTCATATAATGCATTTTCCCCCGACCTTACTGAAGCTAAACAGAACCTCCCCATTGATAATCATCTCTGAGCTGACACATGCTTCCAGGCAGACAAACAGTCTAACAGTCTGTCCAAGAACTCTGAGATTTTCCCTGCAGACTTTACACCACATGTCATCTTACATCGCTTACTCAACTGAAAACACACTCCAGAAAATAAACAGCCAGAAGAGGGCTGAGATCGGACACCATCCAAACGTCAAACTTAGGAACCCTGAAAGGGCTCTCTATCTAAACACTGTGGGCTCTCTCCTTGACTTGAGGAAAGCACTTTTAAAAACAGGTGTAATACAGTTAATCTCATTCAAATACACATGGGCTGATGGTTCAGATCTACCTGGGTCTAGGTTACCCCCCACTGCTATCCCACTTACCCGTCCCCAGGAACAGCACTTCGTAGTTTCCATCGGCGGCGGCCACCTGATCCACGGTGATCGTGGTGAACTCGTAGTCCACGTTGGTCCTGACCACAAGAGGGCGCTTGTGCACTGGGTACACGGCGTTGTACATGGTGGGGTGGTTACGCATAAAGTTGATGACCTCGTCCGGGTAGTCTTTGGTGGACTTAAGTTGGGGGGTGAACGTTCCTCCTGGGCACTGGAATTTTAAAAGAGGATATCCGTTTATTATACGtgtacttttttttctcttgatgCACTCAAAGATCTTACTGTAGAAAAACAggtttcaatttttttttacatctttAACTAGATTCAGGACTTGGAGTATCAGCATAAAGAGTGGCTGTAtatacagagtgtgtgtgtgtgtgtgtgtgtgtgtgtgtgtgtgtgtgtgtgtgaaattctACTCACTGTCCCTGGTCGAGGGTATGGTATCTTTCCTGTGTAGGCGACCCACTGGTAGTTTGGTCCCTCTTTGTGAGCAAAGGGCCCATTGAACACCATGCGCACATCCGCCATGGAGTAGACACACACGGCTGAGCCCTTGAACACAGACCTACACATGGgtgaagacaaacacacacaggtccataGGTTTGCTtgagtatgcacacacagacacaaactgatcactctttctctttcactctctctttctttctctctctctctctctctctcacacacacacacacacactgctggtaTTATTTTTAACTGGAAGAGTCTGCATGAACTTTTCCCCCTTTCCCTCCATAAAAAAGGGACTCATTTTAATCGTTTCCACAAAATTCAGATTCAATTTATCAAGGTTGCTGACTGATATGTCTACTCAAACCACATGGGACCACTAACCTCTCTGCTCAACAGGAAAATGCTTTTCCCCCACTCTTTTGTGTAAGCATTTGGCTGTACTGGGCCGTATAAGTAGagatgatattattattgaaGCTGAAAAAAGGCAAATGTCTTTTCTCTTGGACAAGAGGGCCTGaatatgaatgagagagagaggtggacccacacacacacacaatccccccCATCCCTGAGAGGTACTGTAGAAGGCACCTCCAGGCATTTCAGACAAAAAGCTTGACTATTGTGGGGTTGCAAAGGCCTATGCACAGTCATCTAGGAAATGGAGCTCCAGAAAGACAACTGGTGAGGGACAAAGAGCAAACTATGCTTCAACCAGCCAAGAATAGGCAGACTGTTAATACATTACCTATGGAAATggctgtgagtttttttttgctttcagGTCGTAGGTGAATGGAGTCTGAACTGGCTAATAAAACGAAAACCTGCTACCGCTGCAAAAGCACTTAACAGGGGTGCAAAAATCAGTATTTATGTTTGGTGCTGGGCAGCCCCCAGTGACCCCCTGACCAATCCCAGGATGTAATTAGCTTTGTAATGGGCAGCCCTGGCTTTAGTGAATCCAGACCCTGGTGTATAAACCTAATACAATGGGCCAGATGCCAGGTTTCTTTCGCCTGGGAGTCTGGAGGAAATGTAGTTTCAGGGAGTGACGGTCTACATGCTCAGGCAGACTACCTCAACTTCAATACCTGACTGGATAccagtagaggtgtgtgtgtgtgtgtgtgtgtgtgtgtgtgtgtgtgtgtgtgtgtgtgtgtgtgtgtgtgtgtgtgtgtgtgtgtttgtgtgcgtgcatgtgtgtgtgtgtgtgcgtgtgtgtggagggggaatGTGATCTGAGACACACATAAAAGATCATTCATCACACTGCTCGATGACTCACCCAGAGACAGAGAATACTCCATAGATGACGGGGTTCTTGGTGTCCTGGGTCTTCTGGATAAATACGTCCCCTATCCGACAGAGACACAAAGGCGCTGGTTAGACTCAAAACGGGAAAAAGTTCTGCAGCAGCTTaaacagtgtgacacacactacaataaaactgtgaaataaaagaaaatgtgCTGATGCTTGTATATAATTTCGGATTAACGTGTCTGATGAATGGCCTTTATCACAGGATATCGCATTGCAGACCAGCAGGGCTTGTTCAACAATAAGCAACAGTCCTGCAGGCGCATGGACACTGTCTTTCGCACGCTATGTCAGGCTGTCTCGAGTGCCTCGCTGGCGTGAGATAAGTTATCCCACAACGTCAGTGTGCCAGATACACTTTTTCCCAGACACCTCAGCGTTGATGGTGACACACAGTAAGGAACGGCCTCTCTGTACCCTAGGCTGCATGCCCAGGCCTTATCCTCCATTTCAACTCCCACAACGCCgcccccccacctctcttttctacttctctctctctttctctcctcctccctccctccttccctcttcaTTGGCTGTGGCCTCTCCCTGTGCCTGACCCTTCTTGATGTAGcgctggaaaagtttgtttgacATTCACGAGGAGTGCAatcactgacccccccccccacacacacacacacccacaaccacctcctcctccttctcctccaaaAAAAGGCTGAAATGTTTGAATTTATCGGTGGGGCAAGAGAATGACAGGTGGGAGCTCGCAAACAAGAAGAGGAATTAGGACTTGGCACAATGTAAAGAGAGATCCATAACCCATCTGACGCCAGTCTGCAGCAGTTCCTGGCGCTGGAGCTGGGGGTGAATgaaggggtggaggtggaggtggaggagaggagagggggatggcgggcggatgaaaaaaaaaaaaaaaaaaaaaaaaactctagcCCAGGGGGGAACGTTGCCCTGGTTTGGTCTGTTGACTCAGTCAGAAGCCAGCGGGCACCTTTTTTTGGTTCATTTACTTGTAGTATTAGTTACTGCCTGGCAGTGTGTGCACACTCGTAAGAGCACAAAGGCATTTGTTGCCTGCCTCATAAAAGACAATGGTGAATGGGCACACACTCACTGGATACTGCCTTGTTACTTTTGAATCCCAATCTGGAAAACATCTGTTACATCCAAGATCAAGAACGGACATGATTTATCAGACATGTCTAAGCTGAGCACAAGAAGCATAGCAAAGACTTCCAACATTTATTAGCAAAGACACTGTGTATGGTTGGTGTCTCGGTGAGGAATACATTGTGATTTCTTCATGAGCTGCAGCCATATTGTGTACATAGCGTGGAGAACGGACACGTCCTTCCACGATCAGAACTTTTCAACACTCTTGACATGTTGCTTTGAGGCCATGTGGAACAAGGGAGCGAGCAGGaaagacagactgagagagagcgagagagagagagaaagagaaagagaaagagagagagagagagagagagaaacgagagagaaagaccacACAAGCCCCCATGCCCAGAGGTGCAGAGGAGTCAGAGTCAGGCTGTCTGCTGACGAGAGAGTGAACAAGTAAGTGttggtgagagaggagagagagagaaaaatagggagagaaagaaacagaggcaAATGGCAAAGGAATAGACGGAGCCCAGCAGAGTGGTGTCCACCAATCTTGCATGTGGAATGTGACATCTCCCCAAAAACAGAACAAACGAAATAAAAGAGGGAGCAGTCagcaagaaaacaaaaacagagctGGAAAACAATGAGTCAtctagagagagaaaacatgacCATCAAAGGAGACCaacaaatggagagagagagagagagagagagggaagcacagagagatgggagggacatgaagacagagaaaggaaggacatgaagacagagagagagagagagagatgggagagacatgaaaaagagagagagagagagagagaaggcagaacTGGATGAAGACATGCATATATGAGCTCATGGTATTGGTCATGGGTAAATGGGCATGGAGAGGCCAGCCCTATAGGGCGGACTGGGATTTCCCAACAGCCATGTCTGCTGACACCGCCACGACAAAAGCAAACGCAATGCTGGAGTATAAACAAAGTCACCAGCAGAACCCACAGGAGGTCGCCTGAAAAACACGAGGTCAACAACCACACACCCCTGAGCGCTGTCCGTGCAGAGAGACAACAACAGGATTCAGCAACAGCCGCCCGAGGCTTCACCGCAGAACAAAAAGCTCCCACTATTCCACGGCGCACTGTTGTGAAAAACTCTGAAATGAACCTTGACGCTCCGCTGCCATCTCACCGCAGTTTGGCTTGGCCGTGCCAAAAGCAACAACGCCGTTACATCGGCCATACATCTTCATTTCCACGGCCCAGATGAAGACGTACACGGAGCTGTGTGACTAGGTTCTCACGATCGGTGGCATGAGATCTTCCTATAGCCTCTGGtcaagcatgtgtgtgcagagaacaCTAGCATTCACTCCAAAAGctatttcaaaactgtgcaacacTTGTGAGTGATTAGTGATATAACTGCATCCAAAGGCTGTAGAGTGGGGTGCTGTATGTTAAGCAACGTGCACAAACCACCACCATATTTCTTGAGAGGACATTCATGGGATTTGCTGAGCTTGCGTTGAGTTATGGTCAGCACACCACCCCGAATCCACAAGGCAGGCCGAGACTCGGGAGCAGCTTGGAGTCAGTCTGGCTTGGCACGGGCACCGACTCTGCCTACGGACACTCACGCAAAAGGAACGCGCACAAGCACTGGGAGGATGGTCTCTGGAAGGAGATTAGACCGTCTTAATCATTTTCCTGGGCAGAGCCGGGGACTAATAAATAATAGATGAGGTCAACAGGTCAACGTGCAGGGATCGAGCAAGTGCTCAGCAATTTCCATCCAGATGAATCGCTTCGACATGGCAGTTGACATGAAAGTACAGCTCTAATGTGGAAACTGTAGCTGATGGTCCGTGCAGGCACTGGAGCCTTTTCCGGAGCCCAGAGGGGGGGAACAAGggctgggggtggagggggttatAGTGGCTAAATCATCTGCCATGAGGGGCTATTAGCGAATGATCACGACTGCGTCCTTTTTGCCATTAAGGAGATCCTGTTTCTCCAGATGAGCGGCACTGCTGATGAGAACCCCACTGGCCACGGCGCTGCCAACATATGGAGTCCATCCACGGCCAGTCTCGTCTCATCTCGCACACAATGCCTTCACgatttgtactgtatgtcagctGAGAGGTTCTCTTCCcccgttgtttttttttaatggacaCATATGGACTTTTCGGTCTCCATCTGGGGGGGATCTCTGGAGCTTCAGAGGTTATGAAACACCTCCCGCCTCCAGCGCTTTCTCCAGCCTCGACTCGAGCAGACATCATAAAAAGGCAGGGGCAGGCATCCCACAGGCATCGTATCCAGTGTGGACAGTGTCTCTTTTCATCTCAGGTAATAATTGCAGTGGAGTTGCGGGTGGAAGTTCTCTTGAGGGGGATGGATTCTGGCCGAGGACACTGCTACACGTCAGACAACCCCGAGGCGTAATCTCTTTCGTATAAATCTGTCATCGACTCGTCCAGCCCGCTGATCTCACCTGAGTGATTTGTGTCCCGCGGATCTCACCTGAGTGATGAGAACCTGCCtgcagggaaggagagaagagaagcacTTGGATAAAATAAAAAGGCCTGACGGACTCACTCAGCTCGTCGAAGTGGGTCTCGACCCCGTCGACTCCCGGAACTGAGCAGATCAGCCGCGCCTTGAGGAACGTGCTCCACTTGTTCACCAGGCAGCAGTGGCCTCCGTCATCATTCtgcaaaaaaagagaggaaatgacattacattacattacattacattacattcacTTAGCTCACACTTTTGAATACAGTGAATACTTGTGACTCAATAGTGAGAATTAGAGAGAAAATAATAGTGAGTTGGTGTGAGGGAAACAGACTCAATGAGAACGTCAGACAGAAGCCAGAGAAAGAGTcacagggaggaagaggaagaggaagagtgtgacagagagaacgAGTGACAAACTGAAGCCAGACAAAAGTTGTTAGAATGGCAAAGAATTGCTGGAGTGATAAATCCAGACTGTTTAGAGCACGATAGCAATCCTTGATAGATACAATTgcctacatacacaaaagcaGTTCATTTCCATGGTGAATCATCCACAGCAAATCTGGGGGGTTTCAGCTAGATGTACTGAAACATGGCCAGGCGAAGCCGGGATAATGAGGCGCAGAATGCGTCCACAAAGCAGCTGGGGCACCCCTCCATCCCCACCCAACTACATGTGAACATGATGGGACTTCTTGTTTCCGTCTAAAATGCCGCTGCCTGTGTTATTCCTTCTCTGTCCATGATGCGTGCAGTCTGAATGGGACTCAGAGTAAACAGACGCTTCGTCCCCATCTGCTCTGGACCCCTGCCAACAACTATGACGGAGACGGCAAGCGACGACGGGCAAGAAATAATGAACagtaataaaaacataattaagTACAATCTTCCTCACCAGTGGAAAGATATACAAAGTACCAACATGGATGTTAATATGTAACACATGGATGTTAATATGTAACAGCCACTGTATACTGTACTTCATGTATTAGAATAAGTGCCGAACACTATATTCTGCAGGGCTACCTCATGTACTGTATGAGATTATGGACCAGACACTATATTCTGCAAGAATACTTCCTGTATGAGAGTATGTGCTGAGCATTTTCTGCAGGGACACTTCATTCATTTGACACGGTCTCTTTTGTTTCTTT encodes the following:
- the sema3fa gene encoding sema domain, immunoglobulin domain (Ig), short basic domain, secreted, (semaphorin) 3Fa isoform X2, with amino-acid sequence MSPFGWLVLETLAVFLLVTHPSHSNPLSAPRVFLSFKELRSTGTAHHFSFLLNSTDYRILCMDEDHDRMYVGSKDYILSLDLHDINKEPLIIHWPVNPQRKTECILSGKDTNGECGNFIRLIEPWNRTHLYVCGTGAYNPVCTYVDRGRRSQTLFSEQAARAGGRTSRAAAADADTTAEPTVPKEYIFRLEPGKVDSGKGKCPYDPKLNSVSSLINGQLYTGLYIDFMGTDSAIFRTMSKHTTMRTDQYNSRWLHDPTFIHAQLIPDSAEKNDDKLYFFFREKATDMGQSPVTQSRIGRICLNDDGGHCCLVNKWSTFLKARLICSVPGVDGVETHFDELRDVFIQKTQDTKNPVIYGVFSVSGSVFKGSAVCVYSMADVRMVFNGPFAHKEGPNYQWVAYTGKIPYPRPGTCPGGTFTPQLKSTKDYPDEVINFMRNHPTMYNAVYPVHKRPLVVRTNVDYEFTTITVDQVAAADGNYEVLFLGTDRGTIQKVIVLPRDDLQTEELVLEEVEVFRVPTPITSMKISPKRQQLYVGSPAGVTHLVLHRCDVYGEACADCCLARDPYCAWDGKSCSRYSASQKRRSRRQDVKYGNPTRQCRGYNSNANKNTLETVQYGVEGSTAFLECQARSPHVSIKWHLQKENSDRKKELRCDGRVVRTEQGLLLRSLQMSDSGVYQCTSTENNFKHTLVKLQLVVLSSRTANAALAESHHTPQAAAAGPGPQAPALTHPPASSAWTPTAEQYKDLLTLLSQPEMSLINQYCQDYWQHGEPHPLVSGPQSGLVSAGGGSSGGVKRKELKELREQRKPRNRRHHEGQSGVATET